From the Paraburkholderia sp. PREW-6R genome, one window contains:
- a CDS encoding aminopeptidase P N-terminal domain-containing protein produces the protein MNQPNEPTIAIDVYRKRRERVLAALRAVGGGVAIVPTAPEALRNRDADYPYRHDSYFYYLTGFTEPEALLVLDASAAPGEPASILFCREKNVERETWEGFRFGPEGAREAFGFDTAFAIGEADTQVPRILADKPALHYALGSSAELDDQVRGWLDAVRAQSRGGVAAPTAARDLIPLLDDMRLVKDDHELAIMRRAGQISAHAHRRAMAACHPGVREYELEAELLYTFRKFGAQAPAYTSIVAAGANACVLHYPAGNAIAQDGDLILIDAACELDGYASDITRTFPASGRFTPAQRELYDIVLAAQQAAVDATRAGATFDDPHQAAVRVLAQGLLDTGIVDRARFASVDDVIAGRAYTPFYMHRTGHWLGMDVHDCGDYRERGAPRDETGALPWRTLQPSMTLTIEPGLYIRPAEGVPERYWNIGIRIEDDAIVTADGCELMTRDVPVAADEIEALMQEARAAHGTRK, from the coding sequence ATGAACCAGCCGAACGAACCCACCATCGCCATCGACGTCTACCGCAAGCGCCGTGAGCGCGTGCTCGCTGCGCTGCGCGCCGTGGGCGGCGGCGTCGCCATCGTCCCCACCGCGCCGGAGGCGTTGCGAAACCGGGACGCCGACTATCCGTACCGGCACGACAGCTACTTCTATTATCTGACGGGGTTCACCGAACCAGAGGCTTTACTTGTGCTCGACGCAAGCGCCGCACCCGGCGAGCCGGCGTCGATCCTGTTCTGCCGCGAAAAAAATGTCGAGCGCGAGACGTGGGAAGGCTTTCGCTTCGGGCCGGAAGGCGCGCGCGAAGCGTTCGGCTTCGACACCGCGTTTGCGATCGGCGAAGCAGATACTCAGGTGCCACGCATTCTTGCGGACAAGCCGGCGCTCCATTACGCGCTCGGCAGTTCGGCGGAACTGGACGACCAGGTGCGCGGCTGGCTCGACGCCGTGCGTGCGCAAAGCCGTGGTGGCGTGGCCGCGCCCACGGCGGCGCGCGATCTGATTCCGCTGCTCGATGACATGCGACTCGTGAAGGACGACCACGAACTCGCGATCATGCGCCGTGCCGGCCAGATATCCGCACACGCGCACCGTCGCGCGATGGCCGCGTGTCATCCGGGCGTGCGCGAGTATGAACTCGAAGCCGAATTGCTCTACACGTTCCGCAAGTTCGGCGCGCAGGCGCCGGCGTACACGTCGATCGTCGCGGCGGGCGCAAATGCGTGCGTGCTGCACTATCCGGCCGGCAATGCAATTGCGCAGGACGGCGATCTGATCCTGATCGACGCTGCGTGCGAACTGGACGGTTACGCGTCCGACATCACCCGAACGTTTCCCGCGAGCGGCCGCTTCACGCCGGCGCAACGCGAGCTGTACGACATCGTGCTGGCTGCGCAGCAGGCCGCCGTAGACGCCACACGCGCCGGCGCCACTTTCGACGATCCGCACCAGGCTGCCGTGCGCGTGCTGGCGCAAGGCCTGCTCGACACGGGCATTGTGGATCGCGCCAGATTCGCTTCGGTCGACGACGTCATCGCCGGGCGCGCCTACACGCCGTTCTACATGCACCGCACCGGCCACTGGCTCGGCATGGACGTGCACGATTGCGGCGACTACCGCGAACGGGGCGCGCCACGCGACGAAACCGGCGCGCTGCCGTGGCGTACGCTGCAGCCATCCATGACGTTGACCATTGAGCCGGGCCTGTACATCCGGCCGGCGGAGGGCGTGCCCGAGCGCTACTGGAACATCGGCATCCGCATCGAGGACGACGCAATCGTCACGGCCGACGGCTGTGAATTGATGACCCGCGACGTGCCGGTCGCCGCCGACGAGATCGAAGCGTTGATGCAGGAAGCGCGCGCGGCACACGGAACAAGGAAGTAA
- a CDS encoding Fis family transcriptional regulator, with amino-acid sequence MSKNNIEQSVRDSLGMYFQDLDGSNPHDVYDMVISCVEKPLLEVVLEQAGGNQSLAAEYLGINRNTLRKKLQQHGLL; translated from the coding sequence ATGAGCAAGAACAATATCGAACAATCAGTCCGCGACAGCCTGGGGATGTACTTTCAGGACCTCGACGGCTCAAATCCGCACGACGTCTACGACATGGTCATTTCGTGCGTGGAAAAACCCTTGCTCGAAGTGGTGCTCGAGCAGGCAGGCGGCAATCAGTCGCTCGCCGCCGAGTATCTCGGCATCAACCGCAATACGCTGCGCAAGAAACTGCAACAGCACGGGCTTCTGTAG
- the ybeY gene encoding rRNA maturation RNase YbeY, which yields MSRTPKLTLNLQFPAARAWPEHKALLPRATVAGWIKAALFADGELTVRFVDAEEGRTLNRTYRGKDYSTNVLTFAYAESEEDPVSGDLILCCPVVEKEAAEQGKPLIAHYAHLLVHGTLHAQGYDHEVDEEAEEMEALETEILVKLGFPDPYQ from the coding sequence ATGAGCCGCACCCCGAAACTGACGTTGAATCTGCAATTCCCCGCCGCCAGGGCCTGGCCGGAACACAAGGCGCTGCTGCCGCGCGCCACCGTGGCCGGCTGGATCAAGGCGGCACTCTTTGCGGATGGGGAATTGACGGTGCGCTTCGTCGATGCCGAAGAAGGCCGCACGCTGAACCGCACTTACCGCGGCAAAGACTACTCCACCAACGTGCTGACCTTCGCGTACGCGGAATCGGAAGAGGATCCGGTCAGCGGCGACCTGATCCTCTGTTGCCCGGTGGTCGAGAAAGAGGCCGCCGAGCAGGGCAAGCCGCTCATTGCACACTACGCGCATCTGCTGGTGCACGGCACGCTCCACGCTCAAGGCTACGATCACGAAGTCGACGAAGAGGCCGAGGAAATGGAAGCGCTCGAAACCGAAATCCTCGTCAAACTCGGTTTCCCCGATCCGTATCAATAG
- a CDS encoding glutathione S-transferase C-terminal domain-containing protein, producing the protein MLKLIGSLGSPFVRKARIVLADKKIDYELVPENVWSPDTRIHTFNPLGKVPCLVMEDGEAVFDSRVICEYVDTLSPVGKLIPPSGRERVEVRCWEALADGVLDAAVLIRLEGTQRTPEQRVEAWVARQQRKIDEGLIAMSQGLGSKNWCAGNHYTLADIAVGCALGYLDFRMPELNWREPYPNLDKHFQKLSQRQSFADTLPSA; encoded by the coding sequence ATGTTGAAACTTATCGGATCGCTCGGCAGCCCGTTCGTGCGCAAGGCTCGTATCGTTCTCGCCGACAAGAAGATCGACTACGAACTCGTGCCCGAAAATGTCTGGTCGCCGGACACGCGCATTCATACCTTCAACCCGCTCGGCAAGGTGCCGTGCCTCGTCATGGAAGATGGCGAAGCCGTATTCGACTCGCGCGTGATCTGCGAATACGTCGACACGCTGTCGCCGGTCGGCAAGCTGATTCCGCCGTCGGGCCGTGAGCGCGTCGAGGTGCGCTGCTGGGAGGCGCTTGCCGACGGCGTGCTGGACGCGGCGGTGCTGATCCGTCTGGAAGGCACGCAACGCACGCCCGAACAGCGCGTGGAAGCATGGGTCGCGCGCCAGCAGCGCAAGATCGACGAAGGCCTGATCGCCATGTCACAGGGGCTGGGCAGCAAGAACTGGTGTGCCGGCAATCACTACACGCTTGCCGACATTGCGGTGGGCTGCGCGCTCGGCTACCTCGATTTCCGCATGCCGGAGCTGAACTGGCGTGAACCGTATCCGAATCTGGACAAGCATTTCCAGAAACTGTCGCAACGTCAGTCCTTTGCCGATACGCTGCCGTCGGCCTGA
- the purH gene encoding bifunctional phosphoribosylaminoimidazolecarboxamide formyltransferase/IMP cyclohydrolase produces the protein MIKQALISVSDKSGIVDFAKSLSDLGVKILSTGGTAKLLADAGLSVTEVADYTGFPEMLDGRVKTLHPKVHGGILARRDLPEHMAALEKHDIPTIDLLVVNLYPFVQTVTKEECSLEDAIENIDIGGPTMLRSAAKNHRDVTVVVDPADYAIVLDEMRANANAVSYKTNFRLATKVFAHTAQYDGAITNYLTSLTDELQHASRNTYPATFNLAFDKVQDLRYGENPHQSAAFYRDLVVPAGALANYNQLQGKELSYNNIADSDAAWECVKTFDVPACLIVKHANPCGVAVGANAHDAYSKAFQTDPTSAFGGIIAFNREVDETAAQAVAKQFVEVLIAPSFSAEARQVFAAKQNVRLLEIALGEGHNAFDLKRVGGGLLVQSLDSKNVQPHELRVVTKRHPTPKEMDDLLFAWRVAKFVKSNAIVFCGNGMTLGVGAGQMSRVDSARIAGIKAQNAGLTLAGSAVASDAFFPFRDGLDVVVAAGATCVIQPGGSMRDDEVVGAADEHNIAMVMTGVRHFRH, from the coding sequence ATGATCAAGCAAGCGCTCATCTCCGTTTCCGACAAGTCCGGCATTGTCGACTTCGCCAAGTCGCTGTCGGACCTCGGCGTCAAGATCCTGTCGACCGGCGGCACCGCGAAACTGCTCGCGGACGCGGGTCTTTCCGTCACCGAAGTCGCGGATTACACCGGCTTCCCGGAAATGCTGGACGGGCGTGTGAAGACGCTGCATCCGAAGGTGCACGGCGGCATCCTCGCGCGTCGCGATCTGCCGGAACATATGGCGGCGCTCGAGAAACACGATATTCCGACCATCGATCTGCTGGTCGTGAACCTGTATCCGTTCGTGCAGACGGTCACCAAAGAAGAATGCTCGCTGGAAGACGCGATCGAGAATATCGATATCGGTGGCCCGACCATGCTGCGTTCGGCGGCAAAAAATCACCGTGACGTGACGGTGGTCGTCGATCCGGCGGACTATGCAATCGTGCTCGACGAAATGCGCGCGAACGCCAACGCGGTGTCGTACAAGACGAATTTTCGCCTCGCCACCAAAGTGTTCGCGCACACCGCGCAGTACGACGGCGCGATCACGAACTATCTGACGAGCCTGACCGACGAGTTGCAGCACGCGTCGCGCAACACGTACCCGGCCACGTTCAACCTGGCATTCGACAAGGTGCAGGACCTGCGCTACGGCGAGAATCCGCATCAGAGCGCCGCGTTCTATCGCGACCTGGTCGTGCCGGCCGGCGCGTTGGCCAACTACAACCAGTTGCAGGGCAAGGAACTGTCGTACAACAACATCGCGGATTCCGACGCGGCATGGGAATGCGTGAAGACGTTCGACGTGCCGGCCTGCTTGATCGTCAAGCACGCGAATCCATGCGGCGTGGCGGTAGGCGCTAACGCGCACGACGCATATTCGAAGGCGTTCCAGACCGATCCGACCTCGGCGTTCGGCGGCATCATCGCGTTTAACCGCGAAGTGGACGAGACGGCAGCGCAAGCCGTGGCGAAACAGTTCGTCGAAGTGCTGATCGCGCCGTCGTTCAGCGCCGAAGCGCGTCAGGTTTTCGCGGCGAAGCAGAACGTGCGTCTGCTGGAAATTGCTTTGGGCGAAGGCCATAACGCGTTCGATCTGAAACGCGTCGGCGGCGGTCTGCTGGTGCAGTCGCTCGATTCGAAAAACGTGCAGCCGCACGAATTGCGTGTGGTCACGAAGCGTCATCCCACACCGAAGGAAATGGACGACCTGCTGTTCGCGTGGCGCGTCGCGAAGTTTGTGAAGTCGAACGCGATCGTGTTCTGCGGCAATGGCATGACGCTTGGCGTCGGCGCGGGCCAGATGAGCCGCGTGGACTCGGCGCGCATTGCGGGCATCAAGGCGCAGAACGCCGGCTTGACGCTGGCGGGCTCGGCGGTCGCGTCGGACGCGTTCTTCCCGTTCCGCGACGGCCTCGACGTCGTGGTTGCGGCAGGCGCGACCTGCGTGATTCAACCGGGCGGCTCGATGCGCGACGACGAAGTGGTCGGCGCGGCGGACGAGCACAACATCGCGATGGTCATGACCGGCGTGCGGCACTTCCGGCATTGA
- a CDS encoding transporter associated domain-containing protein produces the protein MNDTYPSRRQHDKPQEKRSLLERLTDFISPEPDSRAELLEILQDAHERNLIDADSLSMIEGVFQVSELSARDIMVPRAQMDAINIADSPAEFIPFVLEKAHSRYPVYEGNRDNIIGVLLAKDLLRYYAEEEFDVRGMLRPAVFIPESKRLNVLLHDFRVNRNHLAVVVDEYGGVAGLITIEDVLEQIVGDIEDEYDFDEESGNIIASPDGRFRVRALTEIEQFNEAFGTHYSDDEVDTIGGLVTHHFGRVPHRGEKVRLDDLIFEILRGDARQIHMLLVRRDPLAGQREREAQHVQT, from the coding sequence ATGAACGACACGTATCCCAGTCGACGCCAACACGACAAACCGCAGGAAAAGCGCTCACTCCTCGAGCGTCTGACCGACTTCATCTCGCCCGAGCCCGACTCACGCGCCGAGCTTCTGGAAATACTGCAGGACGCGCACGAGCGCAACCTGATCGACGCCGACTCGCTGTCGATGATCGAAGGCGTATTCCAGGTATCCGAACTCAGCGCACGCGACATCATGGTGCCGCGCGCGCAAATGGACGCGATCAACATCGCGGATAGTCCCGCCGAGTTCATTCCGTTCGTGCTGGAAAAGGCGCACTCGCGCTACCCGGTGTACGAAGGCAACCGCGACAACATCATTGGCGTGCTGCTGGCCAAAGACCTGCTGCGCTACTACGCCGAAGAAGAATTCGACGTGCGCGGCATGCTGCGCCCCGCTGTCTTCATTCCCGAATCGAAACGTCTGAACGTGCTGCTGCACGACTTCCGGGTGAATCGCAATCACCTCGCGGTGGTGGTCGACGAATACGGCGGCGTGGCCGGCCTGATCACGATCGAGGACGTGCTGGAGCAGATCGTCGGCGATATCGAGGACGAATACGATTTCGACGAGGAAAGCGGCAACATCATCGCCTCGCCGGACGGCCGTTTCCGCGTTCGCGCGCTGACCGAGATCGAACAGTTCAACGAGGCTTTCGGCACGCATTATTCGGACGACGAAGTCGACACGATCGGCGGACTCGTCACGCATCACTTCGGACGCGTTCCGCATCGGGGCGAAAAAGTGCGTCTCGACGATCTTATTTTCGAGATTCTGCGCGGCGACGCCCGTCAGATTCATATGCTGCTGGTGCGCCGCGACCCGCTCGCCGGCCAGCGCGAACGCGAAGCCCAGCACGTGCAGACCTGA
- the lnt gene encoding apolipoprotein N-acyltransferase — MADPITSRSRRGVTAPAAENARGRTLPRWHYLVALMTGAANTLSFAPTPHGGWLELAIFAFFFFWLTRTTGWKSAALTGGAFGFGNYVTGVWWLYVSMHDYGGMAAPLAGAAVVLFSLYLAVYPALAAGVWSFCAGHTRASTAVADDIPFSPTWHGALAFASAWAIGEWLRGTVFTGFPWLASGYAQVDGPFAGFAPVAGVYGVGWMLALAAALIVQALTAALRAREARGAAMERASHARRDAAARPAVSSAAVPAGVAIALIAAGLLLPLVQWTVPANAPLTVRLLQGDVKQEMKFEEAGMRAAIDQYQQMITSKPADLIVTPETAIPVLAQQLPAPFASAVRRFSDSTGSAILFGAIGGTITPEGQVTDYTNSLFGVTPGTRDIYRYDKHHLVPFGEFVPWGFRWFVNLMSIPLGDFFRGPPVQKPFIVHNQPVAVDICYEDIFGEEIARTIRESETPAGVLVNSTNLAWFGDTIALDQHLQIARMRSLETGRPMLRATNTGTTAAIDSNGKVLGRLAPYTIGSLDVTVQGTSGSTPYVTSGNNTVLAVSLFLLAFGFAFGPGITRRRRAAASNDSAQ, encoded by the coding sequence ATGGCCGACCCGATCACTTCCCGTTCGCGCCGCGGCGTGACTGCGCCCGCCGCCGAGAACGCGCGCGGCCGCACGCTTCCCCGCTGGCATTACCTCGTCGCCCTGATGACCGGCGCGGCGAATACGCTTTCGTTCGCGCCGACGCCGCATGGCGGCTGGCTCGAACTGGCGATTTTCGCGTTCTTTTTCTTCTGGCTGACGCGCACGACCGGCTGGAAAAGCGCCGCGCTGACAGGCGGCGCTTTCGGCTTCGGCAACTACGTGACCGGCGTGTGGTGGCTGTACGTCAGCATGCACGACTACGGCGGCATGGCCGCGCCGCTCGCGGGCGCGGCCGTCGTGCTGTTTTCGTTGTATCTGGCCGTGTATCCGGCGCTGGCCGCAGGCGTCTGGTCCTTCTGCGCCGGGCACACGCGCGCCAGCACCGCCGTGGCCGACGACATCCCTTTTTCTCCTACGTGGCACGGCGCGCTGGCCTTCGCAAGCGCCTGGGCGATCGGCGAATGGCTGCGCGGCACGGTGTTCACCGGCTTTCCATGGTTGGCGAGCGGCTACGCGCAGGTGGACGGCCCGTTTGCCGGATTTGCGCCGGTGGCTGGCGTGTACGGCGTCGGCTGGATGCTGGCGCTCGCTGCGGCGCTAATTGTGCAGGCGTTGACCGCGGCGCTGCGGGCGCGTGAGGCGCGCGGCGCGGCGATGGAGCGCGCAAGCCACGCTCGACGCGACGCGGCGGCGCGCCCGGCAGTGAGCAGCGCGGCAGTGCCGGCCGGCGTCGCGATTGCGCTGATCGCGGCGGGTTTGCTGCTGCCGCTCGTGCAATGGACCGTGCCGGCGAATGCGCCGCTCACGGTGCGTCTGCTGCAAGGTGACGTGAAGCAGGAGATGAAGTTCGAGGAGGCCGGCATGCGCGCCGCGATCGACCAGTATCAGCAAATGATTACGTCGAAACCCGCCGATCTGATCGTCACGCCGGAAACCGCGATTCCGGTGCTTGCGCAGCAATTGCCCGCGCCGTTCGCGTCGGCGGTGCGACGCTTTTCCGACTCGACCGGCAGCGCGATCCTGTTTGGCGCGATCGGCGGCACGATTACCCCCGAAGGCCAGGTCACGGACTACACGAATAGCCTGTTCGGCGTCACGCCCGGCACGCGCGATATTTACCGCTACGATAAACACCATCTGGTGCCGTTCGGCGAATTCGTGCCGTGGGGGTTCCGCTGGTTCGTCAATCTGATGAGCATTCCGCTCGGCGATTTCTTCCGCGGGCCGCCAGTGCAGAAGCCGTTCATCGTGCATAACCAGCCGGTCGCCGTCGACATCTGCTACGAGGATATTTTCGGCGAAGAGATTGCCCGCACGATCCGCGAAAGCGAGACGCCTGCCGGCGTGCTGGTGAATTCCACCAATCTCGCGTGGTTCGGCGACACGATCGCGCTGGATCAGCATCTGCAGATCGCCCGCATGCGTTCGCTCGAAACCGGCCGGCCGATGCTGCGCGCCACGAACACCGGCACCACAGCGGCGATCGATTCGAACGGCAAGGTGCTCGGCCGTCTGGCGCCCTACACGATCGGCTCGCTCGACGTCACCGTGCAAGGCACGTCGGGCAGCACGCCTTATGTGACGAGCGGCAACAACACGGTGCTCGCGGTGTCGTTATTTTTGCTGGCTTTCGGTTTTGCCTTTGGGCCCGGCATCACGCGGCGCCGCCGCGCCGCGGCGTCCAACGACAGCGCGCAATAA
- a CDS encoding gamma-glutamylcyclotransferase, whose protein sequence is MSTFVPEADSRTPCPDYPPALGESRLLTDEELRASLDCTLRDWDRKSDLWLFGYGSLIWNPGLPTVEAMRSKVHGYHRGLYLWSRVNRGTPEQPGLVLALDRGGSCTGIAFRLAAEGSAPHLEALWRREMAMGSYRPAWLPCVLADGRRVDALAFVMRRDVPTYTGKLRDDVVKTVFGCACGRYGTTLDYVSRTVQALRESGMPDRALEALLERCREESLQPDSAEKARVASRETGQK, encoded by the coding sequence GTGAGCACTTTCGTCCCAGAAGCCGACAGCCGGACGCCCTGCCCGGATTACCCGCCAGCGCTTGGCGAATCGCGGCTGCTCACGGACGAGGAATTGCGCGCGTCGCTCGATTGCACGCTGCGTGACTGGGACCGTAAGAGCGATCTCTGGCTGTTCGGCTATGGCTCGCTGATCTGGAATCCCGGTCTGCCGACGGTCGAAGCCATGCGTTCGAAGGTGCACGGCTACCATCGCGGACTGTATCTGTGGTCGCGCGTGAATCGCGGTACGCCGGAACAGCCCGGGCTCGTGCTGGCGCTCGATCGCGGCGGCTCGTGCACCGGCATCGCGTTCCGGCTCGCGGCCGAGGGCTCCGCGCCGCATCTGGAAGCGCTGTGGCGCCGCGAAATGGCGATGGGTTCCTATCGCCCGGCGTGGCTGCCCTGCGTGCTCGCGGACGGACGGCGTGTCGACGCGCTCGCTTTCGTGATGCGCCGCGACGTGCCGACCTACACCGGCAAACTGCGCGACGACGTCGTCAAAACCGTGTTCGGCTGTGCGTGCGGCCGCTACGGCACCACGCTCGACTACGTGAGCCGCACGGTCCAGGCGCTGCGCGAAAGCGGCATGCCCGACCGCGCGCTCGAGGCGCTGCTCGAACGTTGTCGCGAAGAAAGCCTTCAGCCGGACAGCGCGGAAAAAGCCCGCGTCGCCAGTCGCGAAACCGGACAGAAGTAA
- the dusB gene encoding tRNA dihydrouridine synthase DusB, which translates to MPTLGSHNLRNNLFVAPMAGVTDRPFRQLCKRLGAGYAVSEMVASNAQLWKSEKTMRRANHTGEVEPIAVQIAGADPAMMAEAARYNVANGAQIIDINMGCPAKKVCNVAAGSALLQNEPLVQRIVEAVVGAVGVGPDAVPVTLKIRTGWNRENKNALNVARLAEAAGISMLTVHGRTRADLYHGDAEYETIAAVKAAVRIPVVANGDITSPQKAREVLAATGADAIMIGRAAQGRPWLFREIGHFLQTGELLPPPRIDEIQQVMNEHLEDHYAFYGEFTGVRTARKHIGWYTRGLSGANVFRHRMNTLDTTREQLLAVNEFFDAQKAISDRLVYVDESPNNKGEGPTDLLAA; encoded by the coding sequence ATGCCTACTCTCGGCTCCCACAATCTGCGCAATAACCTCTTCGTCGCCCCGATGGCCGGCGTGACCGACCGGCCGTTCCGTCAACTATGCAAACGGCTGGGCGCAGGCTATGCGGTGTCGGAAATGGTCGCCTCGAACGCGCAGCTGTGGAAAAGCGAAAAGACCATGCGGCGTGCCAATCATACGGGCGAAGTCGAGCCGATCGCCGTGCAGATCGCCGGCGCCGATCCGGCCATGATGGCCGAAGCGGCCCGCTACAACGTAGCCAACGGCGCGCAGATCATCGACATCAACATGGGCTGTCCGGCCAAGAAAGTCTGCAACGTGGCCGCGGGTTCCGCGCTGTTGCAGAACGAGCCGCTGGTGCAGCGCATTGTCGAGGCCGTGGTGGGTGCGGTCGGCGTCGGGCCCGACGCCGTGCCGGTCACGCTGAAAATCCGCACCGGCTGGAATCGCGAGAACAAGAATGCGCTGAACGTGGCGCGTCTGGCCGAAGCGGCCGGCATTTCCATGTTGACCGTGCACGGCCGCACGCGTGCCGACCTGTATCACGGCGACGCCGAATACGAAACCATCGCCGCCGTGAAAGCGGCAGTGCGGATTCCGGTGGTCGCCAACGGCGACATTACGTCGCCCCAGAAGGCTCGCGAGGTGCTCGCCGCGACCGGCGCCGACGCGATCATGATCGGCCGCGCGGCGCAGGGGCGCCCGTGGCTGTTCCGCGAGATCGGGCATTTCCTGCAGACGGGCGAACTGCTGCCGCCGCCGCGCATCGACGAAATCCAGCAGGTGATGAACGAGCATCTCGAAGACCACTATGCGTTCTACGGGGAATTTACCGGTGTTCGCACTGCGCGCAAGCACATCGGCTGGTACACTCGCGGCCTTTCTGGCGCCAACGTGTTCCGGCATCGCATGAATACGCTGGACACCACGCGCGAACAACTCCTCGCCGTCAACGAATTCTTCGACGCGCAGAAGGCGATCTCCGACCGCCTCGTCTACGTCGACGAATCGCCCAACAACAAGGGCGAGGGCCCAACCGACCTTCTGGCAGCATGA
- a CDS encoding UbiH/UbiF/VisC/COQ6 family ubiquinone biosynthesis hydroxylase, whose product MNDVAPSTIILKHAARAHPFDFDVTIVGAGPVGLALAGWLARRSATRALKVALVDAREPEDSIADPRAIAVSQGSRMILEPLRWPADATAIHRIHVSQRGHFGRTLIDHSEHGLPALGYVVRYGSIVHGLADAVHATDVHWFRSTSAFAPTQEDDGVTLPIETAGVARQLRTRILVNAEGGLFGDQKLTRSEADTQREDNGDTRDYGQTALVGTVSVSAPQPHVAWERFTSQGPIALLPMGGVRGGDYALVWCCAPDEAARRAQLPDEAFLRELGAAFGDRMGRFTQIRGRASFPLGLNAVDTLVKGHVVAIGNAAQTLHPVAGQGLNLGLRDAHALADALSADGPTPLALATFAQRRALDRRMTIGATDTLARLFTVDFAPLAIMRGLALTALEFVPPVKTALARQMMFGQRR is encoded by the coding sequence ATGAACGACGTCGCCCCGTCGACCATCATCCTGAAGCACGCGGCTCGGGCCCATCCGTTCGATTTCGACGTCACGATTGTCGGCGCCGGGCCGGTCGGGCTGGCGCTCGCTGGCTGGCTCGCGCGCCGCAGCGCGACGCGAGCGCTCAAAGTGGCCCTCGTCGATGCCCGCGAACCGGAAGACTCGATCGCCGATCCCCGCGCGATCGCCGTGTCGCAGGGCAGCCGTATGATCCTGGAGCCGTTGCGCTGGCCCGCGGACGCGACGGCGATTCACCGCATCCACGTATCGCAGCGCGGGCATTTCGGCCGCACGTTGATCGATCACAGCGAGCATGGGTTGCCGGCGCTCGGCTACGTGGTGCGCTACGGTTCGATCGTGCATGGGCTCGCCGACGCCGTGCACGCCACGGACGTGCACTGGTTTCGCTCGACTTCCGCGTTTGCGCCAACCCAGGAAGACGACGGCGTCACGCTGCCGATCGAAACGGCGGGCGTTGCGCGCCAGTTGCGCACGCGCATTCTGGTGAACGCGGAAGGCGGCCTGTTCGGTGATCAGAAACTCACCCGAAGCGAGGCCGATACGCAGCGCGAAGACAACGGAGACACCCGCGACTACGGGCAGACCGCACTGGTCGGCACGGTGAGCGTGTCCGCGCCGCAACCGCACGTTGCGTGGGAGCGTTTCACGTCGCAAGGACCGATTGCGCTGCTGCCAATGGGCGGCGTGCGCGGCGGCGACTACGCGCTCGTCTGGTGCTGCGCGCCGGACGAAGCGGCGCGTCGCGCACAACTGCCGGACGAGGCCTTCCTGCGCGAACTCGGCGCCGCGTTCGGCGACCGCATGGGCCGCTTCACGCAGATTCGCGGACGCGCGTCGTTTCCGCTCGGCCTGAATGCGGTGGATACGCTCGTGAAGGGGCATGTCGTTGCGATCGGCAATGCGGCGCAAACGCTGCATCCGGTTGCCGGCCAGGGGTTGAACCTTGGTTTGCGCGACGCGCACGCGCTCGCCGACGCCCTCTCCGCGGACGGCCCGACACCACTCGCGCTCGCCACGTTCGCGCAACGCCGCGCGCTGGATCGTCGCATGACGATCGGCGCCACCGACACGCTCGCACGCCTTTTCACCGTCGACTTCGCACCGCTTGCCATCATGCGCGGGCTTGCGCTGACCGCGCTCGAATTCGTGCCGCCGGTCAAGACCGCGCTCGCCCGCCAGATGATGTTCGGACAGCGACGCTAG
- the ruvC gene encoding crossover junction endodeoxyribonuclease RuvC, translating into MRILGIDPGLRVTGFGVIDQSGHTLRYVTSGVIKTADADLPSRLGTIFDGISTLIRQHSPDQSAIEKVFVNVNPQSTLLLGQARGAAICGLVAGGVPVAEYTALQLKQAVVGYGRATKEQMQQMVVRLLCLSGVPSTDAADALGMAICHAHGGSTLGTLGDIAPALAKKGLRVKRGRLVG; encoded by the coding sequence ATGAGAATTCTCGGCATCGATCCTGGTCTGCGCGTCACGGGCTTTGGCGTGATCGACCAAAGTGGTCACACGCTCCGCTACGTGACGAGCGGCGTCATCAAGACCGCCGACGCGGACCTGCCGTCTCGCCTCGGCACCATCTTCGACGGCATATCGACGCTGATCCGGCAGCACTCGCCCGATCAGTCCGCAATCGAAAAAGTGTTCGTCAACGTCAATCCGCAATCCACGCTGCTGCTGGGTCAGGCGCGTGGCGCCGCGATTTGCGGACTGGTGGCGGGTGGCGTGCCCGTCGCGGAATATACGGCGTTGCAGTTGAAGCAGGCCGTGGTGGGCTACGGCCGCGCGACCAAGGAGCAGATGCAGCAGATGGTGGTGCGCCTGCTCTGCCTTTCCGGCGTACCCAGCACCGACGCCGCGGATGCACTCGGCATGGCGATCTGTCACGCGCACGGCGGCAGCACGCTCGGCACGCTCGGCGACATCGCGCCAGCGCTGGCAAAGAAGGGGTTGCGGGTGAAACGTGGGCGGCTGGTGGGGTGA